The genomic segment AGAGGATCTAGCCCATTTCTGGCTAGAGCCAGGGCTCCCTCTCAGacccagctgtgtgatcttaggcacgGTTCTTTCCTTCTCATTGGCTTGGTTCCTCGTGTAAAACTGGGGTAATAACACTTGTCCTGCTGATCTGTCATGCTTGTTTCAAGGATCAAACGACATAATGTATgtgaaaacactttaaaaaacacaaaatggccTACAAATGTCGAGTGTTGTTACTATCCTCATAAttgctcctcccctgcctcctcgcctccctccctgcctcctcacctccctccctgcctccctccctgcctcctcgcctccctccctgcctccctggcctccagCTTTGCTGGCTTCCTGCCAGGAGTGTCTGACAAGTGGTTGCAATTAATTATTCGTTGAGAAGCTTTCTCTGAACCATGAAATGTCATTTGGGAAGCTGTTCTTGGACTAGTAGGAATCTAATTAGATTATTGGGagttgcaggggcacctgggtggctcatttggtgaagcgtctacctttggctcaggtcatgatctcagggtcctgggatcgagtcccacatcgggctccctgctcagtggggagcctgcttctctctcttcctctgcagctatccctgcttgtgcttggtctctctctctctctcaaataaataaataaataaaatcttttaaaaaattaaaaattaaaaaaaaaaaagattattgggAGTTGCAGAGGGAAacataaaaagtgaaagaaatgacatttgaaagaaatattttatttttatttccgtTGATAATGGAAGTATTGGCCTGCAGTTGTGGcaaaaagcatttaaagaaaatatttaagatactGGTGATGGGGTCTGAGACCCAGGAGGACCTTGGATCTCCTGAATCTCTTCACCTTGGAGAAGCCGTGGGAGGAGCCCGGCCTCGGGTGCTCCATCAGCGGGAAGGCTCTTCTGTCCCCTCCTGAGGGGTCCGCCTCTGTCCTCCTCAGGCTCCCTGGAGTTGGGCAGGGGTGCAGTGTACACGTCGGAACCTGAAGTCCGAGTTGCTGAGAACAAACGTGAGTGCGGGACCGCTGTGGGGGGGTGTCTGGGGCTGGCGGGAGCAGGTGCAGGCCCCCCGGGACTTGGAGAGCGTCCAGCACAGACTGCTGTTGGGGGCCATTTCCCCTCTCCCGTTTGCTGCGGCACCTTCCCCCGGTTCACTTCTGTCCTGTCTGCAGCCGCCAAGTTGTCCTGCTCCTACTCCGGCTTCTCCTCTCCCCGTGTGGAGTGGAAGTTTGCCCAAGGTGACATCACCAGCCTCGTTTGCTATAACAACAAGATCACGGGTGAGTTGCTCCACTTCCTTCCTGATGGCCCAGGTTGTGGAGGGATTGCTGGGCCTGGATTCCAGGGGAGACGTGCAGCCTGGGGCTCCGGTCCCGTGCACTTCCCGTGGCCTCTCCTGCCACCATCCCCAGCTTCTCTTGGCCCCCAGCTCATtcagcccctcctccttctctcccggTAGCTTCCTATGAGGACCGAGTTACCTTCTCACATAGTGGCATCACTTTCCACTCTGTGACCCGGAAAGACACGGGGATGTATACGTGTATGGTCTCTGATGAAGGCGGCAACACCTATGGGGAGGTCACCGTCAAGCTCACTGTGCTTGGTATGTGCTACGCTTTTTCTGTGTGGTCTTGGCATTCATTGTTTCCCTCAACCCTCACAGGCTCTGCTAAGCTTTGGAGCTCACTGATGGTGAGAACACTCATGGGTGGGAGGATTCAGAGTCGCGGTGCCAGCAGAGAGGGGCTGCGCCCCTGGGTAGGGGGAAGCTGAGGGCATGGTGAGGGATAGAGGCTAGAGCTGATGGATGGCGCTATCAGCAACTTAGCCTCTAGGCAGCGCTCTCTGACCTTGTGCTCAGCCCCTTCTGTCCCTTCACAGTGCCTCCGTCCAAGCCTACGGTCAACGTTCCCTCCTCTGCCACCATTGGGAGTCGGGCAGTGCTGACCTGCTCCGAGAAAGACGGCTCTCCCCCTTCTGAGTTCTACTGGTTCAAGGACGGGGTCCAGATGCCCACAGACCCCAAGAGCACCCGTGCCTTCAGCAACTCTTCCTATAGCCTGAATCCCAAGACAGGGGAGCTGGTAGGGATGGGGGAGCAAGGAAAGGTGTGGGGGGCACGGTTATAGAACCCTTGAAGGTGGGGAAGAAGAACAGCAACAAGGTGAACTTGGCATCAGGGTCAGAAGACAAAAGATGGGTACTTGGACACTCTCAGGATGAGCATTGCATAATATATAGAACTATTgaatcgctatgttgtacacctgaaagtaacgTAATATATGTCAACTCTagtgcaattaaaaaacaaaaatagggggcgcctggctgactcagttggtggagcgtgcgactcttggtctcggggttgtgagttcaagctccacgttgggcgtagaacttatttaaaaaacaaaaaacaaaacaaacaaaaaaccaagaataGGTACTTGGCTTTTTCAGGCAGGAAGCCAACGGTTTTCTTCCCTCCAGGTCTTCGATCCTGTGTCAGCCTCTGATACTGGAGAATACAGTTGTCAGGCACAGAATGGGTATGGGTCCCCCGTGAAGTCAGATGCTGTGCACATGGAAGCTGGTGAGCAAGGGTGTATGGAGCAGGGGCTTGAGctcaggcctggggtggggactggggtCTGCTTTTCATCCTGGCTTTGGTGGCGGTGTCAGCGGTGTGAGTGAGGCTTCAGGGCACTGACCTCTCGTTTGTGTCCCCTAGCGGAGTTGAATGTGGGGGGCATCGTGGCAGCTGTCCTCGTCACACTCATTCTCCTTGGATTCTTGATTTTGGGCATCTGGTTCGCCTATAGACGAGGCTACTTTGACAGTGAGTATTTGCCCTCAAAGGCTCTCCTTTTTATCGTCCACCTTTCAGGGCACGGTTCTGGGGTGCCATCTGAGTACTGACCTGATAGTGAGCCCACATGTGCGGGGTTATCTCCCGGGTGAGCACCACTTACCTACTGCATGCTGTTTCTCCCACCCTTCTGTGCCTGGCTCGCTTCTGTCCTGCTCACAGTCACGGTCCCGTTTCTTCTCTTTCAGGAACAAAGAAAGGGTGAGTGAGGTGCTGTCCTGGGGATCTCTGAGGTTGAAAACATGGATGCCTGTGGTTTGAAGCTGAGATGGGCCCAGGGGAAGGGGTTGGAGGTGGAGGCAGCCCTGGTTGGGTGGACATCCGGGTTTCTACCTCTCCCTGTTCCCTGTGGCTTTCCATTTGTTCTATCTCCCTCCACCCACACCTCCCTGCTGAGAACTCTGTGCTTCTGTAAAGCTCTCAGTCCCGCCTCTGGAGTTGGCAAGCAGGGGCTAAGGAGAGCACTAGGGGACTGAGCATCTCTGTCTTCTGACTTGTCTGCAGGACCTCGAGTAAGAAGGTGATTTACAGCCAGCCCACTGCTCGCAGTGAAGTGAGTGTGCTACCCTGGGATGAGGAGGGGGCTTCTAGCCTGTGTCTACAGGTATGGGAGATGATCAGCTATAGAAGAGGGTAGAGTTGATTTGGATGTTTTTATTTCCCCAGGGGGAGTTCAGGCAGACCTCGTCATTCCTGGTGTGACCCTGGTCCAGCTCATATCCTGTCCTCTGTGCTTGCCTTACGCCGGTGCTACCAGACTCTGGCCCGTGATGTCTGTACTTTCACAGGACGCCTTATGTGTCTTCTAGCCCCCACAGGGGTCCCCACTTTTATTTTAGTTAagatgtggttttttttgttaaCATCGGCTATGTACCCCTTCCTCCTgcatccctcccctcctttcccaccACTGCTGAGTGGCCTGGGACTTGTTAAAAGCCTTCCTTCCCGATCCCTATGAGGGATCAGGCAGGAGTCCTGACTGATGCCCGTTGACTTCCTTCCAAGTAGGAGACAACAGTGGCGGGCACTCTCTACCCCCTGTGTGTCGTGGCCCACGAGTAGTGATCTTGAGCTTATCCCTCGGCCCTTTCCTCCCATGCCAAGGAGGTATCGGCCGTTTCAGAGTGGGGAGCTCTCATCAGACCGAGCAGCTGAAAAGGTTGTTTGGTGACAACACCAAGTCTCTCCTGCCTCTGCAGCCCACTTAGTTCTGTCTTCCCATGGGAAGTGCCACTGGGATCCTCAGCACAAGCAGACCGACACCAGCTGTGtctgtaggaaaaaaaacccaggagcTTTGGTTATGGAGAGCATAGTGAGCTTTCAGGGGTCACGGAGCAGAAAAGTTTTAAAACCACTGATCTAAAGAAAAGGAAGCTGGAGCTGGCAGCTCAAACCATCACCCTTGGCTGGAGCAACTGGATGGACGCTGTTGAGATGTCTGCAGGGCTGTGGGAATGTATGTAGTCGTCTTAGCTCTTTGCTgagcgtgtgcgtgcgtgtgtgcgtgtgcgtgtgcgtgcgtgtgtgtgtgtgtgtgtcgtgtCTTAGCCCCGCTGAAATCCAGTATATGTTGGAGGGCTTCTTAGCTCTTCAGTGAGATTTTGTcggtgtgtgtttgtatgtagcTGGATGTTGCTGGAAATAAAAACTTGGTTTGTCAAAGCTTCTTGTTGTGGGAAGTGGGGGAAATGAGGTTCCTGGGCTCCTTTGTACAAACAGGAAGCTGCCTGAGGCCCCATTTCCTGCAACCTGGGTTGGTCCTGGCTCCCTGTCCCACCCCTTCCTGGTTCCAGTCTCAAGGTGGAGCGCCTGAGCATTGGACCCTCATTCTATAGAGCCCTCTTGTGGCAGGAGGAGGGCCTTCTGGAGGAGtgccaacccccctcccctcccccgaaGCTGAGGCTGTGCTCTGGGGTTCGGCTTGGTCTGATCCACCCAGTGAGAGGAGAAAGTccaccctcccacctctgccAACCAGATGCATTAATAGACTTCTCTAAGGCTGTGGGAAAACTGCTCcggagcctgaggcaggagggTTCCTCAAACCCTTTGGTGAGCTCCTTTTTTAGTAGTAGTTGAAAGTAGTAATTACTACTTTATTTAAGTGGGGTAGAGGTAGGGGGTTGCTGTTTAAGGAAAAGAGAGTTTGAGACCAGGCTGTGAAGCTGTCTGCATGGGAGTGAGCAGCAGTAAGCAAGGTGGGCCTGCCTTTCATTGCTTTCCTCTGTCCATCTGGACCCTTTTTTGCCTTTAGATTTCTGTTTCCCCATCTACCACAGTCTCCCAGTCTATTTATTAACTAGTAAGAGGGCAAATAAGGGGTTTTCTAGGGctgattttgcttatttctttctgTGGAGGACGCTGAGCCCCACTCTGCCATGTTTTATTCCCTTATCTGGAAATCCCTAACAGAATGGAGTGTTTTATCAAGaatccaaaaggaaaaacaaagccaaCCAAACCATCAGTTAAGGGTCATgcaccaataaaaaaataaatattccagatGGAAATAATGAAACAATAAAAGTAGAGATTATGAAACGGTTCAGtaagaatgagatttttaaagtatgtttcagCTTTGTATCCTACTtgggagatggggtgggaggaACGTAGAGAAAACACGGCAAGGAAGCAGAGGTGATTCATTGTTCAAGTCTGAGGTGAATGGTTCCTCACTCCCTCAGTCACTTGTGGTGAGTAGGAGGCATTTATTACCAGCCTTGGAATTTACCACAGCCCCTTTGACAAAGTTGGAAAACaccttgtttgttttcattttgaaatgtcaaAACTCATTTTTGTAATAAACGTTTATTTTTCACATTGAGTTTGTTTAAATCCTTAAGGTCTGTTAAAAGAAGAGGGACTTCCAGAGTGACTTGGATATTCAAAATCTTTATGGTCTTATTAAGAGATTTGAGGTATCCTTCCACAGAGCCTGATACTGTTCCTTAAACTTACCATTGGCCTGTTGCTTAATGGGGTTGATGCAAATGGACATTTCTTACATTGAATTAACACTTGCGGGGAAGCAATTCTATGGGGACAGGAACCCAGTGTGATTGGGGATAAAATGATGGTCAAGGatgtgttgtgttttttgtttttttttttaagattttttttatttgacagcacaagcaggaggagtggcaggctcccactgagcaaggagcctgacacagggctcaatcccaggaccctgggatcatgacctgagccaaaggcagatgcttaactgactgagccacccaggcgccccagggtgtGTTCTGTCTTTAACAGATTCTACAGAatggggaacctggctggctcggttggtggaacatgcaactcttgatcctggggttgtgggtttgagccccatgttgggtgtaaagaaatcttcaaaaaaaaaaaaaaatacaggcacctgggtggctcagttaagtgacCTATTCTCGATCTCAGTTCAGGgcttgctctcagggtcctgagttcaagccctgtattgggctccatgctgggccctTAACAAACCTActtaacaaaccaaaaaacaaaaacccacagcaGAATCTACATATCAAGGATGAGGGAAGGAAATAGGTTTGGTCCATTTCTGAATGAAGGGACAAGTATGTTTTATGGGGGTATGGGGACAACTTAAGgggaataaatgaagaaaatgcaactttaagggaaaaaaagctctAGTTCTGTAGCTCCTCTGATTTAGTACCCCTTTGGTATTAGCTgtgaaaatttaatgaaatggaaaaaatttttttggagggGTAACTTGTTGAATGATTATTATcatccattaatttatttataggGTATTATTAATTTCCCTATTCCACAGATGGGGAAAAGCGGCACAAATGTTAGTAACTTACCCAAATTCACAACTAGTACTAGGCAAGTGGAAGGTCTGGGATTCAAGACAACTGGGAGAGAAGTTTCCTGAATGGGAAAGAAtgcagaaagaggaggaggagctgaaaCAAGTTCACTTTCTTTTTAGAAGTGGCTGTGTGGGTGTTAGGAGAGGACATTGAAAGTAATGATGTCCACCTGGGTTTCCCCTTCAACTGTGACTGTCACTTGAATCGGTCGGTCATCCCAACAGGATCTACAGGACAGAGTGGCCTATGAGTGCCACCTTCTGGAATGAAGGATAAAGCCACTGCATGCTTGGCAGTGACCAGTGAAAATCAGAAGGCGTACATATATTTGTGGATGGCAAAGAGAAGAGCAACATCATCAGCTTGCAGAATGAGAATTCAAAAACATCTCAATagaacaaacatggttaccagaggggctgggggggtggtgtgtgtggagggtatgggtgaaacaggtgaaggggattaagagtccacttatctcggggcgcctgggtggctcagtcgttgagcgtctgccttcggctcaggtcatgatcccagggtcctgggatcgagccccgcattgggctccctgctccgtgggaggcctgcttctccctctcccactccccctgcttgtgttccctctctgtctctctctgtcaaataaataaataaaatcttaaaaaagagagtcCACTTATCTTGAGCACTAATacatggaattgctgaatcattatattgtacacctgaaactaatataacactgtatgttaactacattggaattaaaactaaaaaaatctcAATAGGCAGGAATGATATGCTCCATCTTATAGACCAAAATTCAATAGTAATAAGTGTAAGATTCTGCCTCTGGGTCCAAAAAGCCAACTGGTCACaaataaagatggaaagataCAGAACAATTTAAAGATTACTGTATGGATGGCCTCAAGGAAGAAAATTAGGACCAATGGATGGATGTCCAAAGAAGACTGGTTATAATTCAGACTGTGCCCTTCAGAGCTCTCAGGATTGTGCTGTGTCCTGGAAAGATGGCCAGCTTTGGAGTTGAAGACCTTATTTGACTCCAGCCTTTGATGTTGGCAAAGTTTTCTCTGTCAGTCTCTTGTCACCTAACAAATGGTGATAATACCCACCCTATGAAGTTTTTAGAAGCAAATGCAAGATCTGGAAAGCACTTTATGTCACCTCACACAAGAGCTGTGCACAATCGCCTTCAAACTGGATATTTTaggccaggggttggcaaacttaaGTAAATGACcagagaataaaatttttattactattacaaaagtttatttaacaaagaagttcaataagaaaatgtacatgactcgggcgcctgggtggctcagtcattaagcgtctgccttcggctcaggtcatgatcccagggttctgggatcgagccccgcattgggctctctgcccagtgggaagcctgcttctccctctcccactccccctacttgtgttcgctctctcgctgtgtctctctctgtcaaataaataactaaaatcttaaaagaaaatgtacatgacCTAATTTTTATATTGCACTAAAATGTGCTGTGGAGAGAAGACATGGAAGCATTGATTTCTCTGGTTTATATTCTGGTTTTGTTGTTCATACTCCCTGGAAGGCTTCTACCATGATGCTCTTTCCTACTGTTATCACCATTCTAATGTTGCTATGTCACCCACTGGCCGCCACTTCCACACGCTCGTCCATCACAAAATTCATAAAGGGGTCAAATCACAATATTCCTTAGACATAGATGCTACCATTTAATTTCAACTATAACTTCTTGCCCATGAATTTTTCCGACTCAGGGGATGAACATCTACCCAGCAAGCTCAAAGATACCTTCAAAGAAAATTCTTTATACTTTTAGACATATAATCTCTATACAACTTTACAGGTATAGCAAGAAAACATCCATAGACTGTGAAtgaacatggctgtgttccattaaaacttcatttatggacactgaaatgtgaatttcataaTTTCCATATGTCATGAAATAATgaccttttgattttttccccaatcatttacaaatgtaaaaataaatcttagatcCCAGGCTGCACAAAAACAAGTGATGGGCCAGCAATTAGTATTTTACTTGAAGTTAAAAGACAGCATCTAACCCCATTTTTTTCGAATTaagttattttacttattatttttaaaaatgatttctggttacttaggcatttatttatttataagagagagagagagagcaagcacaagcagagaggaggagaatCCCAAGCTCAATCTCAGGCCtgtgagatcatggcctgagctgaagtcaagagttggacacttaactgactgagccacccaggtgcccctctaattaagttattttaattccagtatagttaacatacagtgctatattagttttaggtgtacaatatagtgattcaacaattctatacatcactctGTTCTCATCATAAGTGTTAACTCCATTTAGTTTTGAATGCAGACTTTAAGATTCCTTTGGTCCAGGTCTGCAACCTCTCTGGGGAGAAAGGAACTCAAGACAGAGTGGGTGGTAGCAGCTGGACAAGTATAAAGTGAAATCATCAGAGGGTGCAGGAGAGAAAGGAGTGAAGGGAAAACCAGTATGCCAGTGAGAAGTGATGGGGGAGGAAGGTTAACTAACTGGTGGAGAGATACATACCCactgaatcttttattttattttattttatattttaattgtttaaaagatttatccattcatgttagagaaagagagagaggggtgcctgggtggctcagatggttgagcatctaccttcagcttgggtcatgatcccagggttctggtatggagccccatatcaagctcctggctcagtggggagcctgcttctccctctacctctgcctctccccctgctcatgctctctctctctctctgtatctctgtgtctcaaatgaataaataaaatcttaaaaaaaaaaaaaagagagagtgcaagcaaggggaggggcagtgggagagggagagagggagagagagagaaagagagagagagagaaacagattccccactgaatgcagagcctgaggtgATGCTGGActccacggccctgagatcacaacccgaactgaaatcaagattcctatgctcaactgaatgagccacccaggtgcccctaagtcattttattttattttattattatttttaaaggttttatttatttatttgagagagagaga from the Halichoerus grypus chromosome 7, mHalGry1.hap1.1, whole genome shotgun sequence genome contains:
- the F11R gene encoding junctional adhesion molecule A isoform X1; protein product: MGTEARTGRKQLLLFTSVILCSLELGRGAVYTSEPEVRVAENKPAKLSCSYSGFSSPRVEWKFAQGDITSLVCYNNKITASYEDRVTFSHSGITFHSVTRKDTGMYTCMVSDEGGNTYGEVTVKLTVLVPPSKPTVNVPSSATIGSRAVLTCSEKDGSPPSEFYWFKDGVQMPTDPKSTRAFSNSSYSLNPKTGELVFDPVSASDTGEYSCQAQNGYGSPVKSDAVHMEAAELNVGGIVAAVLVTLILLGFLILGIWFAYRRGYFDRTKKGTSSKKVIYSQPTARSEGEFRQTSSFLV
- the F11R gene encoding junctional adhesion molecule A isoform X3 codes for the protein MGTEARTGRKQLLLFTSVILCSLELGRGAVYTSEPEVRVAENKPAKLSCSYSGFSSPRVEWKFAQGDITSLVCYNNKITASYEDRVTFSHSGITFHSVTRKDTGMYTCMVSDEGGNTYGEVTVKLTVLVPPSKPTVNVPSSATIGSRAVLTCSEKDGSPPSEFYWFKDGVQMPTDPKSTRAFSNSSYSLNPKTGELVFDPVSASDTGEYSCQAQNGYGSPVKSDAVHMEAGHGSGVPSEY
- the F11R gene encoding junctional adhesion molecule A isoform X2 codes for the protein MGTEARTGRKQLLLFTSVILCSLELGRGAVYTSEPEVRVAENKPAKLSCSYSGFSSPRVEWKFAQGDITSLVCYNNKITASYEDRVTFSHSGITFHSVTRKDTGMYTCMVSDEGGNTYGEVTVKLTVLVPPSKPTVNVPSSATIGSRAVLTCSEKDGSPPSEFYWFKDGVQMPTDPKSTRAFSNSSYSLNPKTGELVFDPVSASDTGEYSCQAQNGYGSPVKSDAVHMEAAELNVGGIVAAVLVTLILLGFLILGIWFAYRRGYFDRPRVRR